Proteins from a genomic interval of Lysobacter stagni:
- a CDS encoding metal-dependent hydrolase, with the protein MPTVFTHSVVPLAAALAMGVPRLGRRLWIAGAVAAMLPDADVIAFRMGIAYADAFGHRGASHSFVFALGIAALGALLHRPLRARATVAAAWLFACAASHALLDALTNGGLGVALWWPWSDERLFAPWRPIAVSPIGAGFFSARGMDVILSEMLWVWLPCALVVMAAIAVRRAVSSRP; encoded by the coding sequence ATGCCAACCGTCTTCACCCACTCGGTCGTGCCGCTCGCCGCGGCATTGGCAATGGGCGTTCCCCGCCTGGGCCGCCGGTTGTGGATCGCGGGCGCGGTGGCCGCCATGCTGCCGGACGCGGACGTGATCGCGTTCCGCATGGGCATCGCCTATGCGGATGCGTTCGGTCACCGCGGTGCCAGTCATTCGTTCGTGTTCGCGCTCGGCATCGCTGCGCTGGGCGCATTGCTGCACCGTCCGTTGCGCGCGCGAGCCACGGTCGCGGCCGCGTGGCTGTTCGCATGCGCGGCCTCGCATGCGCTGCTGGATGCGCTGACCAACGGCGGCCTGGGGGTCGCGCTGTGGTGGCCGTGGTCGGACGAACGGCTGTTCGCGCCGTGGCGTCCCATTGCGGTGTCGCCGATCGGCGCTGGTTTCTTCAGCGCGCGCGGCATGGACGTGATCCTCTCCGAGATGCTCTGGGTCTGGTTGCCGTGCGCGCTGGTCGTGATGGCGGCCATCGCCGTGCGCCGGGCGGTATCCTCCCGCCCATGA
- a CDS encoding YraN family protein, with the protein MRPGADRRARGAAVEAAARDHLLRAGLREVAANANYRLGELDLVMLDGAMLVFVEVRYRNNVRFGGGAASVDVHKRRKLIHAAQAFLASHPRHAQSACRFDVIEADGDPASPRLNWLRDAFRADDA; encoded by the coding sequence ATGCGACCCGGCGCTGATCGCCGTGCGCGCGGTGCGGCGGTCGAAGCCGCCGCGCGCGACCACCTGTTGCGTGCGGGGCTGCGCGAAGTCGCGGCCAACGCGAACTACCGCCTGGGCGAACTCGATCTGGTCATGCTCGACGGCGCCATGCTGGTGTTCGTCGAAGTGCGTTACCGCAACAACGTACGTTTCGGCGGCGGCGCGGCTTCGGTGGATGTGCACAAGCGCCGCAAGCTGATACACGCCGCGCAGGCGTTCCTGGCCAGTCACCCCCGACATGCGCAGTCCGCGTGTCGTTTTGATGTGATCGAAGCCGACGGTGATCCCGCATCGCCACGGCTCAACTGGCTGCGCGATGCATTCCGTGCGGACGACGCATGA
- the mraZ gene encoding division/cell wall cluster transcriptional repressor MraZ, producing MFQGETAITIDDKGRLAVPTVYRDVVARECAGRLVITYNPFESGSLYLYPQAAWERLRDQVNALPKAKAVNRAMQLKLVGAAAFVELDGNGRISIPASHRSAVGIEKKAVLLGMGDKFELWSEQAHHAQIRQTISDEDLSAELLDLQL from the coding sequence ATGTTCCAAGGCGAGACCGCCATCACGATCGACGACAAGGGCCGGCTGGCGGTGCCCACCGTCTACCGCGATGTCGTCGCGCGTGAATGCGCCGGTCGCCTGGTCATCACCTACAACCCCTTCGAGTCCGGCTCGCTGTACCTGTACCCGCAGGCGGCGTGGGAGCGGCTGCGCGACCAGGTCAACGCTTTGCCCAAGGCCAAGGCGGTGAACCGCGCCATGCAGCTGAAGCTGGTCGGCGCGGCGGCGTTCGTCGAACTCGACGGCAACGGGCGCATCAGCATTCCGGCCAGCCACCGCTCCGCGGTCGGCATCGAGAAGAAGGCCGTGCTGCTGGGCATGGGCGACAAGTTCGAACTGTGGAGCGAGCAGGCGCACCACGCGCAGATCCGTCAGACGATCTCTGACGAGGATCTGAGCGCGGAGCTGCTCGACCTGCAGCTGTGA
- the rsmI gene encoding 16S rRNA (cytidine(1402)-2'-O)-methyltransferase: MHTSHTGASPAPGTLHVVATPIGNLGDLSARALETLKTVHAICAEDTRHTRQLLAHFGLERPLLALHQHNEDAQAAQLVERLRAGESLALVSDAGTPLVSDPGFRLVRAAREAGIRVSPVPGACAAIGALSVAGIPSDRFVFEGFLPAKASARRERLTRLAAETRTLIFYESAHRIEESLADLASVFGASRRAVVARELTKLFETVLDDTLDGLHARVMADPNQRKGEFVLIVEGAGEDADAAVVEGKRLYAKLTEYLKPSQAAKLAAELSGAPRKALYNSEE; the protein is encoded by the coding sequence ATGCACACGTCCCACACAGGCGCCTCGCCCGCACCCGGCACCCTCCATGTCGTCGCCACGCCTATCGGCAACCTCGGCGACCTGTCGGCGCGCGCGCTGGAGACGCTGAAGACCGTCCATGCGATCTGCGCCGAGGACACCCGCCACACGCGTCAGCTGCTGGCCCATTTCGGGCTTGAGCGTCCACTGCTGGCGCTGCACCAGCACAACGAGGACGCCCAGGCGGCGCAGCTGGTCGAACGCCTGCGCGCGGGCGAGTCGCTCGCGCTGGTGTCGGATGCAGGCACGCCGCTGGTGAGCGATCCCGGATTCCGTCTGGTGCGCGCCGCGCGCGAGGCGGGCATCCGCGTTTCGCCCGTGCCCGGCGCCTGCGCGGCGATCGGTGCGCTGAGCGTGGCCGGTATTCCCAGCGACCGATTCGTGTTCGAAGGCTTCCTTCCGGCCAAGGCGTCGGCCCGTCGCGAGCGCCTGACGCGTCTGGCGGCGGAAACGCGCACGCTCATCTTCTACGAGTCGGCGCATCGCATCGAGGAATCCCTGGCCGACCTGGCCAGCGTCTTCGGCGCATCGCGACGCGCGGTGGTCGCACGCGAACTGACCAAGTTGTTCGAGACGGTTCTCGACGACACCCTCGACGGCCTGCACGCACGCGTCATGGCCGACCCGAACCAGCGCAAGGGCGAATTTGTCCTGATCGTCGAAGGCGCCGGTGAGGACGCCGACGCCGCCGTGGTCGAGGGCAAGCGGCTCTACGCGAAGCTCACCGAGTATCTGAAGCCCTCGCAGGCGGCCAAGCTTGCCGCCGAACTCAGCGGCGCACCGCGCAAGGCGCTGTACAACTCCGAGGAGTAG
- the ftsL gene encoding cell division protein FtsL, with protein MRLLLSVLIVANVVSALAVVQARHEHRQLFVQLSRLERSRDELNIEFGRLQLEQATWAESNRIDQVARDRLGMKFPEGAETVVIRP; from the coding sequence CTGCGTCTGCTGCTGAGCGTGCTGATTGTGGCCAACGTCGTTTCGGCGCTGGCCGTCGTGCAGGCGCGCCATGAGCACCGGCAGCTGTTCGTGCAGCTGAGCCGGCTCGAGCGCTCGCGCGATGAGCTCAACATCGAATTCGGGCGCCTGCAGCTCGAACAGGCCACGTGGGCGGAAAGCAACCGCATCGACCAGGTCGCGCGCGACCGCCTGGGCATGAAGTTCCCCGAAGGCGCGGAAACCGTGGTGATCCGTCCATGA
- the rsmH gene encoding 16S rRNA (cytosine(1402)-N(4))-methyltransferase RsmH, with the protein MERGALSGHLPVMYAQVLDGLSVRGNGTYLDGTFGRGGHARGVLERLGPGGRLLLMDKDPEAIAVAMRDFAQDARVAVFRGSFAELAHWDETAHGLDGVLFDLGVSSPQLDVAERGFSFGKDGPLDMRMDPDSGESAAQWLARAEDREIADVLWTYGEERMSRKIARAIVARRDAQPLERTAQLADLIASVVPRGDQKIHPATRSFQAIRIFINRELADLETGLDAALARLKPGGRLAVISFHSLEDRIVKQFIARHSKAPPANRRMPVEVAFTPVLRAIGSAQKAEADETSANPRARSAVLRVAEKLGIGNGEARIGSDDAHEAAVQATGRGGRREAKASNESVLHRFSLPHTRFPAWEGARP; encoded by the coding sequence ATGGAGCGCGGCGCGCTTTCCGGCCACCTTCCCGTGATGTACGCGCAGGTGCTGGACGGCCTGAGCGTGCGCGGGAACGGAACGTACCTGGACGGCACGTTCGGGCGTGGAGGTCACGCGCGCGGCGTGCTGGAACGACTCGGCCCCGGAGGCCGGCTGCTGCTCATGGACAAGGATCCCGAAGCGATTGCGGTGGCGATGCGCGATTTCGCGCAGGACGCCCGCGTCGCCGTGTTCCGCGGCAGCTTCGCCGAACTGGCGCACTGGGACGAGACCGCACACGGTCTGGACGGCGTGCTGTTCGACCTGGGTGTGTCGTCGCCGCAACTGGACGTCGCCGAGCGCGGTTTCAGCTTCGGCAAGGATGGCCCGCTGGACATGCGCATGGACCCCGACAGCGGCGAGAGCGCCGCGCAGTGGCTCGCGCGTGCCGAAGACCGCGAGATCGCCGATGTCCTGTGGACCTACGGCGAGGAGCGCATGAGCCGGAAGATCGCGCGCGCCATCGTCGCCCGTCGCGATGCGCAGCCGCTGGAGCGCACCGCGCAGCTGGCCGACCTGATCGCTTCGGTGGTGCCGCGCGGCGACCAGAAGATCCATCCGGCCACGCGCAGCTTCCAGGCCATCCGCATCTTCATCAACCGCGAACTGGCCGATCTCGAGACCGGCCTCGACGCCGCGCTGGCGCGCCTGAAGCCCGGCGGCCGTCTGGCGGTGATCAGCTTCCATTCGCTGGAAGACCGCATCGTCAAGCAGTTCATCGCGCGCCACAGCAAGGCGCCGCCGGCCAACCGCCGCATGCCGGTGGAAGTGGCCTTCACGCCCGTCCTTCGCGCCATCGGTTCGGCGCAGAAGGCCGAGGCGGATGAAACCTCGGCCAATCCGCGTGCCCGCAGTGCGGTGTTGCGCGTGGCGGAAAAGCTGGGAATCGGGAACGGGGAAGCGAGGATCGGATCGGACGACGCCCACGAGGCGGCCGTGCAGGCAACGGGCCGCGGAGGCCGACGGGAAGCGAAGGCGTCCAATGAGTCGGTGCTCCATCGATTTTCCCTTCCCCATACCCGATTCCCGGCTTGGGAGGGCGCGCGACCGTGA